A region of the Acidobacteriota bacterium genome:
CCAGTCCGTCCGTTCGTTGGAGATTCCGGAGAAACTTGCGGCTCAACTCGACACGTTCGTGGTCGAGGGGGGCGGATCGTGAAGGGCTTGACGGTCGATCGCCTGGAGAAGTCCTACGGCGAGGGCGACAACCTCGTGCGGGTGCTTGACGGGGTCACGTTCAAGATGGACCGTGGCCAGATGGTGGCGGTCACGGGACCCTCGGGATCCGGCAAGAGTACGCTGCTCCATCTCATCGGTGCCCTCGACCGTCCGACCGCCGGCACGATCGCGCTTGACGGCGTGGATGCGCAGAAGCTCGACGATGCGGCGCTGGCGCAGTTCCGCAATCGCCAGGTCGGCTTCATCTTCCAGGATCATCATCTTCTGCCGCAGTACAACGTTCTGGAGAACGTGCTGATCCCGACGCTGGCCGCCGGCGGCGGTGACGACACGGACACCGATCGAGCGCGCACGTTGTTGGATCGCGTGGGGCTGGCGCATCGGTTGACCCACCGACCCGCGGAGCTTTCGGGTGGCGAGCGACAACGTGTCGCGGTGGCCCGGGCGCTCATCCAGTCTCCGACGCTGTTGCTCTGTGACGAGCCGACGGGAAGCCTCGATCGGCAGACCGCCGTCTCGGTCGCCGACCTGCTCTTCGAACTCCACGGTCAGGAGAACACGATCCTCATCGTCGTGACCCACTCCGACGAGCTCGCGGGCCGATTCCCACGCAAACTTCAGCTGAGTGACGGCAAGTGTTTAGAGCTCTAGGCCACTACTGGCGACTCCACCTGGCGGTCGTGATGGGCGTCGCCGTCGCGACGATGGTCTTGAGCGGGGCACTGCTGGTCGGGGACTCGGTGCGTGGCAGCCTGCGCGACATGATTCTGGAGCGACTGGGCAACGTTCATCACGTGCTGCTGTCCACGCGCATGTTCCGCGCAGACACGGCCGGCGACCTCGGTGGTTCCACGGCCTCGGCATCGATGATCCTGATGCCCGGTAGCGCCAATCACGGCGAGCGTGGAACGAGGGCATCGAACGTTACCATCCTCGGGGTCGATCCTGCCTTCGCTCAGATGTTCGAGAACGGCTCGTTGGAATTCGACCGCGGTGACGGTCAGATATTTCCGTCGGTGGTTCTCAATCGTTCCCTCGCTCGCGAACTACAGGCCGAAGTGGGCGAAGCCGTGCTGCTGCGTTTCGAGCAAGTCACGGAGGTTCGACGCGACACGTTGATGGGGGAGCGGGATGCGGGCGACCTCATCGGGACCCTGCGTGGGACGGTGCGTCAGATCGTGCCCGACGACGGGCTGGGAGGGTTCGGGGTCGTCGCCAGCCAGAAGGTCCCGGCCAACGCGTTCGTCGAGCTTGAGGTCCTCCAGAGAGCCCTGGATGTCGGCGACGGGATCAACACTCTGGCCATCGGCGCTCTGTCGTCCGACGATCCCGCAGATCAGGTCGGCCGGCTGTTGACCCTGGACGACCTCGGCGTTCGTCTCGTCATCGATTCCGAGGGCCAGAGGCCGCAGATCCGAGCCGAGAGTCGGGACTTCGTGTTCAGGGATGACGTAGAACGACTCATCGCGGGTGTTGCCGGGGAAGAGCTGACTCGTGTACAGAGCTATCTGGCCAACAGCATGCGCTTCGCGGACCGAGAAGTTCCGTATTCGATGGTGGTCGCGCTGGACACGACCCGCGACCCGTCGGGATCGACGCTCGAGACGACACGTGGACCGGTGACCGATATCGGGGACGACGAGGTTCTGCTGGGCCGCTGGGCTGCAGACGACCTCGGTGTCGCGGTCGGCGATACGATCGAGATGGACTACTTCGTCGTCGGACCACGGGAGGAGCTTGAGACCGAGACGTCCAGATTCACGGTCGCGGCCATCGTCGAGGCCACGGGACTGGCCAACAAACGCAGTTTGACCCCCGACTATCCCGGCGTCCAGGATGCCGACGACATGGCGGCGTGGGATCCACCGTTTCCCGTCGAACTGAACCGGATTCGTCCGCAGGACGAGGCGTACTGGGACCGTCATGGAGCCACGCCAAAGGCGTTCGTCTCCGCCGCGACGGGACGTCGGCTGTGGGGGACTCACCACGGGACGACCACCGCGATGTTGATCGGTATCCCCGACGGCGTCGAGCCGGCTTCCAGGGTCGCGTCACTTTCGAACGACCTACGCGCGGCCCTCGATCCCTACGGACAGGGGTTCCGATTCAGCGATACCCGAGCGGACGGACTGGACGCCGCACGGGGGGCCACCGATTTCGGGCAGCTGTTCCTGGCGTTCAGTCTGTTCCTCATCGTGTCGGCGGCGCTGCTGATCGGGTTGCTGTTCGGCCTTGGGGTGGAACAGCGATCCCGCGAGGTGGGGCTGCGTGCCGCCGTCGGTTTCACCAACACCGATATCCGAAAGATGTTCCTGCGGGAAGGGGCCGCCCTTGCCGGCGTCGGGATCGTCATCGGCTCGGGACTCGCCGTTGGCTACGCCGGCCTGTTGATGGTCGCCCTGAGGACGCTGTGGATCGGTGCGGTCGGCAGTTCGCGACTGTTCCTTCACGTCCAGCCGCTAAGCCTCCTGATCGGCGGAGCGATCGCAATCATCGTCTCACTCTTCACGGTCTGGCGGACCCTCGCGCGTCTCAAGAAGGCCAGTCCGTCTCGTCTTCTCGGAGGCGGGACTCCGTCGCCGGCCTCGCCGAAGCGTCGCCGAGTCGCACGCGCGGCGACATGGATCCTGCTGCTGGCCGGTCTGGCGCTTATCGCCGTGGGGTTCGTCGGTGGCAACACCGAGTCGGCTGGACTGTCGTTCGGTGCCGCCGCTCTTCTGCTGGTGGCGGGGATCATGGGGTTCAACCTGTGGTGCCGATCCGACCCCCGCGGGACTCGGGGTCTGCGTCGTGGCAATGTGCTGGCGGCGATGGCGGCACGCAACAGTCGTTGGAACCCGGGTCGTAGTGTCCTCAGCGTCGCCCTGATCGCGTCGGCGTGTTTCGTCATCGTGACGGTTGCCGCCAGTCGACACCACTTCGGAAACGAACTGGAAGACAGAGATTCGGCCAGTGGCGGATTCTCGCTTGTGGCAGAGAGCGACGTGCCGATCTTCGAGGAGATCGGTGATCTGGACGTCACCGCATTTCGGAGCCTGCCCGGCGACGACGCCAGCTGTCTGAACCTCTATCGACCGGGCAAGCCGCAGGTGCTCGGCGTTCCGGCATCGATGATCGAACGGGGCGGGTTTACGTTTCAGAAGCAGATCCAGGTCGAAGGAGACCTGGAGAATCCCTGGACGCTCCTAGAGCAGGATCTCGGCGAGGACGTGATCCCGGCCATCGTCGACATCAACTCGGCAATGTGGATCCTCAAGCTCGGTCTTGGCGACGAACTGGAATTGGAGGACCAGCGTGGCGGAACGATCCGACTCCGGCTCGTGGGCATGCTGCAGAAGTCGATCCTCCAGAGCCAGGTGTTGATCTCCGAGGAGGCCTTCCGACGTCACTTCCCCGACCAGGTCGGGTTCCGCTTCTTCCTCATCGAGACACCCTTCGACGAGGCGACCGCCGTGGCTGCATCGCTGGAGCAGGAGCTGGGAGACTTCGGCTTCGACGCAAAGACGAGCGTCGAGACCATGGAGCAGTTCCAGGCGGTGGAGCACACGTATCTTTCGACGTTCCAACTCCTCGGGGCTCTCGGATTGCTTCTCGGAACCATCGGTCTGGCGGTCGTCTTGCTGCGAAACCTCGTCGAGCGTCGATCCGAGCTTGCGACGATGCGGGCCTGTGGCTACCGACGATCCCGGCTGGCACGGCTGGTGACCCTCGAAACGGCGTTCCTTCTTGTGACCGGGATCGTCATCGGTGCCGGTTCGGCCATGCTGGCGCTTTCGCCACGGTTGGCCCATCTGCGGGCGCCGTGGGATGAGGTGGCGATTACGCTGGCGGTTGTCTGCGTGGTCGGACTGACGGCGGCCCTTCTTGCGGCACGGAGCGTGATGAGGATGCCCCTGATCGAGTCGCTCCGTAGCGATCGCTGAGCTTGTATCGCAGGGGGCACAGCCCTATCGTATAGAGGCAATGTGCGGCATCTGCGGTTCACGATCTCTCACCCGAGACCCAAACGGTTACACCGTTGACGCCATGCTGTCGCAAATGGCCCACCGTGGCCCCGACGGCGAGGGGCGACTGAACGACGGCCCCCTTCACGCCGGCATGCGACGCCTGTCCGTCATCGACCTGGAGGGTGGAAGCCAGCCGATCGCAAACGAGGACGGAAGCGTCCAGGTCCTGTTCAACGGCGAGATCTACAACTACCGCCAGCTACGAGTCGAACTCGAGCAAGCGGGACACCAGTTCCGGACCGACTCCGACACCGAGGTCCTGGTCCATCTGTGGGAAGAGTCCGGTCCGGAGATGTTGGACCGACTCAACGGCATGTTCGCGATCTGTCTCCAGGACCGCCGTAACGGTCAGACTTTTCTCGCCCGGGACCGAGTCGGCATCAAACCGCTGTACTACACGGTTCAGGACCAGACCCTGTTCTTCGCGTCGGAACTTGCCGTGCTTCGCGCACAAAAAGAGCTTCAGTTCGATCTGGAGCGTGAGGCGCTGGTCGAGTGGTTTCATCTGCAGTACGTCGGTGGCGAACGGACGATCTATCGACAGGCCCGCAAACTGTTGCCGGGGCATCGACTGGATGTCGTCGACGGTGAGGTCAACGTCACCCGTTGGTATCGACCTCGGCCCTGCGAGCCGTTGACCGACGAGCGACAGGCCGCCGACGAACTGGCAAACCTGCTGCGATCGTCCGTCGACTATCGGCTCATCGCCGATGTGCCGGTGGGCGTCTTCCTCTCCGGTGGGTTGGACTCGGCGATCATCGCGGATCTCGCCGCCACATCCCACGAGGGTCCACTGAAGTCGTTCTCGGTGGGGTTCGAAGACGCCGGCGACCTGGACGAGACGGCGAGCGCCCGCGAGACGGCCGCGAGAGTCGGTACGGTTCATCGGCAATGGGTCCTTTCAGCGGACGATGTGGCGCGTCGGCTGGAACAACGCATCGAGCATCAGGCGGAGCCGCTGGCCGATCCGGCGTTGATCCCCACACACTTCCTGGCCGAACAGGCCAGCAAGGAGGTGACCGTCGTCCTGACCGGCGAGGGTGCCGACGAACTGTTCGCGGGTTACAAGCGTTACGGATATCAGAAGCTGCTGGGTGTGCTTGGGCGCATCGTCGGTGTGCCGACGATGCTTCGTCCCGCAGCCGGTCTTGCTGGTCGACGCGGTCGACAGGCGATGGATGCGCTGGCCGGAAAGACCGCAGAGGAACGACACCTCCGCTGGGTCTCCACCGTCGGTCCCGAGGGGTCTTCCGAACTATTTACAGGCGAGCATGTCGCTCGCTGGCGCGACCGGGCGCTCGGGATGTTCCGACCCTACCTGGCGGACCCGGAGCGAAGCGAACTTGAGGGGCAGCTACGGGCAGACCAGCACGAGTGGCTTCCCCACAACCTGCTGGCCAAGGTCGACCTGGCAACCATGGCCTGTTCGCTGGAGGCGCGCGTGCCGTTTCTCGACCATCGGATCGTCGAGTTTGCCGGTCGGCTCCCGAGCGACATGAAGCTGCGGAAGGGGGTCGGGAAGTGGATTCTCCGTCAGGCCTTCGCCGATCGTCTCCCCGAGGATCTTCTGGGTGGCAAGAAGCGAGGTTTCGACCTGCCGCTGGGTCCCTGGTTGCGTGGCCCGCTGCGATCCCGTCTGGAGAGCCTGGATCACAACGATGGACTCCTTGACCTCGTGGGCCTCAAGCGCGACGGCGTGCGGCAGATGGTGAAGCGCCACGTCGACGAGGAAGGGGACTACGGTCTACCGCTCTTCATGTTGATCTCGTTGTCGATCTTCCTGGAGACGTTCGCATGAGTCGTCATGCCGTGGCCCATGTCATCACCCGGCTCGAGCTGGGTGGCGCGCAGCAGAACACGCTCTATTGCACGGCCCATCATGATCGTCGTCGTTTCGATGTTTCGCTTCTGGCGGGAGCCGGAGGGATCCTCGATGACGAGGCGACGCGGATCGACGACGCCACCGTCCGGTTGATGGAGACCCTCCGTCACCCGATCGCGCCGCTGGACGATCTTCGGGCCGTCAGGGAATTGACCCGTTTCTTCCGGGACAACCAGATCGAACTGGTGCACACCCACTCCTCGAAGGCCGGGATCCTCGGGCGTCTGGCCGCGCGACGGGCCGGAGTCAAGGCGATCGTTCATACGGTCCACGGCTGGAGTTTCAACGACACCCAGTCCCTGGCCAGGCGGCAGTTGTACGTCCAACTGGAACGGATCGCCGCGCGCTGGACCGACCGCATGGTCGTCGTCTCCGCGCAGAATCGTGAGGACGGTCTGCTGCGCGGGATCGGTCGCCCGGAACAGTACCGGGTGATCCACAGCGGGATCGATATCGAGCAGTTCCGTCGTCCGCAGGTCTCCCGGCAGGAGACCCGTCGGGCGTTGGGCTACGACGACGAGACGATCGTCGTCGGGACCATCGCCTGTCTCAAGCCCCAGAAGGCCCCGCTGGACTTCGTCGCGGCCGCCGCCCGCGCCCACGCGACGGACTCCCGGTTACGCTTCGTGATCGCCGGCGACGGCGAGCTCCGACCCCGGGTGGAAGCGGCCATCGCGCGGCATCGGCTTCAGGATGTCGTGCAACTCCTGGGTTGGCGCGACGACGTGGTCGAACTGTTGCATGGCCTGGACCTGTTCGTCCTGACGTCGTTGTTCGAGGGACTCCCGCGCGCCGTGCTACAGGCGATGGCGGCAGGCGTCCCCGTGGTCGCCACCGCCGTCGACGGCACGCCGGAAGTCGTTGACGATGGGAAGACGGGGCTGCTGGTCCCGAAGGCAGAGCCCGTTGCCGCGGCCGATGCGATCCTGCGATTGGCGGGAGACCCGACGTTGGCATCCTCGCTGGTCCAGGGCGCCACCGAGGGGCTGGGTCGGAAGTTCGAGATCGGTCAGATGGTGAGAGACCTGGACGATCTCTACGGAGAGTTGCTTTCGACCTCTCCCGTATCCTCTGCGACCAGCAGCCGTCGATCGACCTCCGGTCCGTCGAGGGTCGTGACGGAACCCGAGGTCCAGTAGACCGACAGCCGCTCGATCGCGTCGTGTTCCCCAAGACCGAAGTGAGCCACCGGTCGTCGGGAACTCAGGTACGACGCATCCCGTCGGATCCAACGCACCCTGGGGTGAGCCTCGCCGGCAAGCTGAACCTCGACCCGAGAGCCGATCCCGTCTCTCGGGGAGCGGCTTCCCCGCACCGCCACCTGTAGCCAGTGTCCACGAGCCAGGTCGTTGCGGATCAGCGTCGGGACGTCGTTGTGTTGGGTCACCAGCAGATCGAGGTCGCCGTCGCCGTCGATGTCGTCGGGCAACACGCAGCGACTGGAGGCGACGCGGGCCAGCGCGGAACCGTCGTCCGGTCCAAGCCTCACGTAACCGCCCTGACCGTCGTTGCGAAACAGCCCGTCGGCCTGGCGGAACGTCGTTCCCAGGGAGACCGTATCGACCTGGGGATAGACATGACCGTGGGCCACGTAGAGATCCTCCCAGCCGTCGTGATCCAGATCCTCGAACAGCATCCCCCAACCCAGGTTTTCGAACGAGGCGGTGCCAAGTCCCGAGGGGAAGCTGGCATCGAGGTACCAGCCGTCACCGCTCGACCGGTAGAGGGTGTGATGATCGTGAGAGAAGTTGCTGACCGCCAGATCCAGGTCGCCGTCGTGGTCCTCGTCGGCGCTGGCGACACCCATCCCGGCCTGCTCCATGCCCTGTTCGTTGTAAGCCAGGCCGGCCAGAACCGATTGATCGCTGAACTTCCCGTGACCGTCGTTGACGAACAGGCTGTTCTGGACCGAGTCGTTGGCGACGTAGAGGTCGTCGTCGCCATCGTTGTCGGCGTCGAAGAAGTGCGCTGCGAGACCGTACCAGGCGTCGTCCGCGATACCGGCTTCCCGGCCGATCTCGACGAACGTGCGACGCCCTTCCTCATCGACATCCTGTCGGTAGAGTCGGTCCGGCGAGGCCTGCAGGTTTCGCGGCCCACAGAACACCTCGAGGTTCTTCCAGACGCAGGGGTCTCGATCGCCGGACAGCCGTTCGCCGCGACCGGGGTAGCGCTCGAAGCCGAACTCGACGTAACGGGTCACGAAGAGATCCAGGTCGCCGTCGCGATCGATATCGCTCCACGTCGCCGAGCTGCCGAAGCCCTCGTCGCCCAGCCCGACCTCGGCGCTGACGTCGCTGAAACTCCCATCGCCGTTGTTCCGGTAGAGCCGGTCGGCGCCCCAGTTGGTCAGGTAGATATCGGGGTCGCCGTCGTTGTCGAAGTCGGCGGTGGCCACTCCAAAGGTCCAGCGACGATCGCCGAGCCCCGCCTGGTCGGTCACATCGACGAAGCGGAGGTCGCCATCGTTCCGTAACAGCCGGTCCGGTGGTCCGGCGGTCGGCTGTTCCCGGGTCGCACCCTGGGCCAGGTAGAGATCCGAGTCCCCATCGCCGTCGTAGTCCAGCCACGCAGCACCCGTCCCCAACGAATCGATGATGAAGTCGATGTTGTCGGAGCCGGCGATCTGAACGACGTCCAGGCCCTGGGTGTCGTCGGCGATCACCATGCCGCTCGGCGACGGCTGGGGGACGGAACAACCGGCCACGGTCAGGAGGCCGAGCAGTAGCGACGATCCGATCCTCATGGCGCCGGGTCTCTGGCGATCG
Encoded here:
- a CDS encoding ABC transporter ATP-binding protein is translated as MKGLTVDRLEKSYGEGDNLVRVLDGVTFKMDRGQMVAVTGPSGSGKSTLLHLIGALDRPTAGTIALDGVDAQKLDDAALAQFRNRQVGFIFQDHHLLPQYNVLENVLIPTLAAGGGDDTDTDRARTLLDRVGLAHRLTHRPAELSGGERQRVAVARALIQSPTLLLCDEPTGSLDRQTAVSVADLLFELHGQENTILIVVTHSDELAGRFPRKLQLSDGKCLEL
- a CDS encoding ABC transporter permease; translated protein: MFRALGHYWRLHLAVVMGVAVATMVLSGALLVGDSVRGSLRDMILERLGNVHHVLLSTRMFRADTAGDLGGSTASASMILMPGSANHGERGTRASNVTILGVDPAFAQMFENGSLEFDRGDGQIFPSVVLNRSLARELQAEVGEAVLLRFEQVTEVRRDTLMGERDAGDLIGTLRGTVRQIVPDDGLGGFGVVASQKVPANAFVELEVLQRALDVGDGINTLAIGALSSDDPADQVGRLLTLDDLGVRLVIDSEGQRPQIRAESRDFVFRDDVERLIAGVAGEELTRVQSYLANSMRFADREVPYSMVVALDTTRDPSGSTLETTRGPVTDIGDDEVLLGRWAADDLGVAVGDTIEMDYFVVGPREELETETSRFTVAAIVEATGLANKRSLTPDYPGVQDADDMAAWDPPFPVELNRIRPQDEAYWDRHGATPKAFVSAATGRRLWGTHHGTTTAMLIGIPDGVEPASRVASLSNDLRAALDPYGQGFRFSDTRADGLDAARGATDFGQLFLAFSLFLIVSAALLIGLLFGLGVEQRSREVGLRAAVGFTNTDIRKMFLREGAALAGVGIVIGSGLAVGYAGLLMVALRTLWIGAVGSSRLFLHVQPLSLLIGGAIAIIVSLFTVWRTLARLKKASPSRLLGGGTPSPASPKRRRVARAATWILLLAGLALIAVGFVGGNTESAGLSFGAAALLLVAGIMGFNLWCRSDPRGTRGLRRGNVLAAMAARNSRWNPGRSVLSVALIASACFVIVTVAASRHHFGNELEDRDSASGGFSLVAESDVPIFEEIGDLDVTAFRSLPGDDASCLNLYRPGKPQVLGVPASMIERGGFTFQKQIQVEGDLENPWTLLEQDLGEDVIPAIVDINSAMWILKLGLGDELELEDQRGGTIRLRLVGMLQKSILQSQVLISEEAFRRHFPDQVGFRFFLIETPFDEATAVAASLEQELGDFGFDAKTSVETMEQFQAVEHTYLSTFQLLGALGLLLGTIGLAVVLLRNLVERRSELATMRACGYRRSRLARLVTLETAFLLVTGIVIGAGSAMLALSPRLAHLRAPWDEVAITLAVVCVVGLTAALLAARSVMRMPLIESLRSDR
- the asnB gene encoding asparagine synthase (glutamine-hydrolyzing), giving the protein MCGICGSRSLTRDPNGYTVDAMLSQMAHRGPDGEGRLNDGPLHAGMRRLSVIDLEGGSQPIANEDGSVQVLFNGEIYNYRQLRVELEQAGHQFRTDSDTEVLVHLWEESGPEMLDRLNGMFAICLQDRRNGQTFLARDRVGIKPLYYTVQDQTLFFASELAVLRAQKELQFDLEREALVEWFHLQYVGGERTIYRQARKLLPGHRLDVVDGEVNVTRWYRPRPCEPLTDERQAADELANLLRSSVDYRLIADVPVGVFLSGGLDSAIIADLAATSHEGPLKSFSVGFEDAGDLDETASARETAARVGTVHRQWVLSADDVARRLEQRIEHQAEPLADPALIPTHFLAEQASKEVTVVLTGEGADELFAGYKRYGYQKLLGVLGRIVGVPTMLRPAAGLAGRRGRQAMDALAGKTAEERHLRWVSTVGPEGSSELFTGEHVARWRDRALGMFRPYLADPERSELEGQLRADQHEWLPHNLLAKVDLATMACSLEARVPFLDHRIVEFAGRLPSDMKLRKGVGKWILRQAFADRLPEDLLGGKKRGFDLPLGPWLRGPLRSRLESLDHNDGLLDLVGLKRDGVRQMVKRHVDEEGDYGLPLFMLISLSIFLETFA
- a CDS encoding glycosyltransferase family 4 protein, whose amino-acid sequence is MSRHAVAHVITRLELGGAQQNTLYCTAHHDRRRFDVSLLAGAGGILDDEATRIDDATVRLMETLRHPIAPLDDLRAVRELTRFFRDNQIELVHTHSSKAGILGRLAARRAGVKAIVHTVHGWSFNDTQSLARRQLYVQLERIAARWTDRMVVVSAQNREDGLLRGIGRPEQYRVIHSGIDIEQFRRPQVSRQETRRALGYDDETIVVGTIACLKPQKAPLDFVAAAARAHATDSRLRFVIAGDGELRPRVEAAIARHRLQDVVQLLGWRDDVVELLHGLDLFVLTSLFEGLPRAVLQAMAAGVPVVATAVDGTPEVVDDGKTGLLVPKAEPVAAADAILRLAGDPTLASSLVQGATEGLGRKFEIGQMVRDLDDLYGELLSTSPVSSATSSRRSTSGPSRVVTEPEVQ
- a CDS encoding CRTAC1 family protein → MRIGSSLLLGLLTVAGCSVPQPSPSGMVIADDTQGLDVVQIAGSDNIDFIIDSLGTGAAWLDYDGDGDSDLYLAQGATREQPTAGPPDRLLRNDGDLRFVDVTDQAGLGDRRWTFGVATADFDNDGDPDIYLTNWGADRLYRNNGDGSFSDVSAEVGLGDEGFGSSATWSDIDRDGDLDLFVTRYVEFGFERYPGRGERLSGDRDPCVWKNLEVFCGPRNLQASPDRLYRQDVDEEGRRTFVEIGREAGIADDAWYGLAAHFFDADNDGDDDLYVANDSVQNSLFVNDGHGKFSDQSVLAGLAYNEQGMEQAGMGVASADEDHDGDLDLAVSNFSHDHHTLYRSSGDGWYLDASFPSGLGTASFENLGWGMLFEDLDHDGWEDLYVAHGHVYPQVDTVSLGTTFRQADGLFRNDGQGGYVRLGPDDGSALARVASSRCVLPDDIDGDGDLDLLVTQHNDVPTLIRNDLARGHWLQVAVRGSRSPRDGIGSRVEVQLAGEAHPRVRWIRRDASYLSSRRPVAHFGLGEHDAIERLSVYWTSGSVTTLDGPEVDRRLLVAEDTGEVESNSP